In a genomic window of Gossypium arboreum isolate Shixiya-1 chromosome 7, ASM2569848v2, whole genome shotgun sequence:
- the LOC108482724 gene encoding 14 kDa proline-rich protein DC2.15-like, whose translation MASYKLCALFLLFTLLFHSTFTTACNSCKPKPPPCPPPSCPKDTLKLGVCADVLGLVNVIVGTPPSSKCCALLQGLADLEAALCLCTAIKANLLGINLNIPVSLSLILSACQKEVPPGFKCE comes from the coding sequence ATGGCTTCCTACAAACTCTGTGCCCTCTTTCTGCTCTTCACTCTTCTTTTCCACTCAACATTCACCACTGCTTGCAATTCATGCAAACCCAAACCTCCACCATGCCCTCCACCTTCTTGCCCTAAGGACACATTGAAGCTCGGTGTCTGTGCTGACGTGCTTGGACTTGTCAACGTGATTGTTGGAACCCCTCCTTCCAGCAAATGCTGTGCTTTGCTTCAAGGATTGGCTGATTTGGAAGCTGCCCTTTGCCTTTGCACTGCCATTAAAGCCAATCTACTTGGAATCAACCTCAACATCCCAGTTTCTCTTAGTCTAATCCTTAGTGCATGTCAGAAGGAGGTTCCTCCAGGCTTCAAATGTGAATAA